A stretch of Meiothermus sp. QL-1 DNA encodes these proteins:
- the tmk gene encoding dTMP kinase, whose product MKGLFITLEGPEGAGKSTQARMLAEWLQKQGREVVLTREPGGTELGQALRRLILTHPMRPETEFLLYSADRAEHAATVIRPALKRGAVVVSDRWLDSSLAYQGYGRGLPIAWLRAVSQGFLGDLWPDLTFLLYLPPRLGLWRARHRRGTLEPDRFEEEELAFHERVLEGFFELARGEPERFVKVSVEKPRAEEVHRRLVEELRARGLV is encoded by the coding sequence ATGAAAGGCCTTTTCATCACCCTCGAGGGGCCCGAGGGGGCCGGCAAGTCGACCCAGGCCCGCATGCTGGCCGAGTGGCTGCAGAAGCAAGGGCGCGAGGTGGTGCTGACCCGCGAGCCGGGGGGCACCGAGCTGGGCCAGGCGCTGCGCCGGCTCATCCTGACCCACCCCATGAGGCCCGAGACCGAGTTTTTGCTCTACAGCGCCGACCGGGCCGAGCACGCCGCGACCGTTATCCGGCCTGCGCTGAAGCGGGGGGCGGTGGTGGTCTCGGACCGCTGGCTGGACTCCAGCCTGGCCTACCAGGGGTATGGCCGGGGGCTGCCCATTGCGTGGCTTAGGGCAGTCTCGCAGGGCTTTCTGGGCGACCTCTGGCCCGACCTCACCTTTCTCCTCTACCTACCCCCCCGGCTGGGGCTGTGGCGGGCCCGGCACCGCCGGGGCACCCTCGAGCCCGACCGCTTCGAGGAGGAGGAGCTGGCCTTTCACGAGCGGGTGCTGGAGGGATTTTTTGAGCTGGCTCGAGGCGAGCCGGAAAGGTTTGTAAAGGTAAGCGTGGAGAAACCCCGCGCCGAGGAAGTGCACCGCCGGCTGGTGGAGGAGCTACGGGCCCGGGGATTGGTCTAG
- a CDS encoding Nif3-like dinuclear metal center hexameric protein — MQRDALVRWLNEYLQIGAFKDPSLNGLQVEGKAEVRRLGVAVDAALAVFEKARAAQVDFLITHHGLFWGQPLAVVGPHKKRLEALLKSGINLYTAHLPLDAHPEVGNNAVIAQKLGLTALAPLPHPRYGNIGWVGRLPAARSLGELERLLEALTGTPPLVHAGGPERVEWVGIVSGGGAGEMAQARALGCELYITGEASHAHYHDPFELGLNVFYLGHYQSETFGVKALAERLSAEFGLPWVFLEHPTGL, encoded by the coding sequence ATGCAGCGCGACGCCCTGGTTCGCTGGCTGAACGAGTACCTACAGATTGGCGCCTTCAAAGACCCCTCCCTCAACGGGCTGCAGGTGGAGGGGAAGGCCGAGGTAAGGCGGCTGGGGGTGGCGGTGGACGCGGCCTTGGCCGTCTTTGAAAAGGCCAGGGCCGCCCAGGTGGACTTCCTCATCACCCACCACGGCCTGTTCTGGGGCCAGCCCCTGGCCGTGGTGGGCCCGCACAAAAAGCGCTTGGAAGCCCTTCTCAAAAGCGGCATCAACCTGTACACCGCGCATCTGCCGCTGGACGCCCACCCCGAGGTGGGCAACAACGCGGTGATTGCCCAAAAGCTGGGTCTCACCGCGCTAGCCCCCCTGCCCCACCCCCGCTACGGGAACATCGGCTGGGTGGGCCGCCTGCCGGCGGCCAGGAGCCTGGGCGAGCTGGAGCGCCTCCTGGAGGCCCTCACTGGAACGCCGCCCCTGGTGCACGCTGGGGGGCCCGAGCGGGTGGAGTGGGTGGGCATCGTCTCGGGCGGTGGAGCAGGGGAGATGGCCCAGGCCAGGGCCCTGGGCTGCGAGCTCTACATCACCGGCGAAGCGTCCCACGCCCACTACCACGACCCTTTTGAGCTGGGGCTCAACGTCTTTTACCTGGGCCACTACCAGAGCGAAACCTTCGGGGTAAAAGCCCTGGCGGAGCGGCTTTCGGCCGAGTTCGGCCTGCCCTGGGTCTTCCTAGAGCACCCCACGGGGCTATGA
- a CDS encoding ABC transporter ATP-binding protein: MHEEEAFKKSFDARLARRILRYVRPYWKQVGLALVALVVSTLTAASTPLFLKYAIDHAIVPREVLPLAERYETLLLISALFLAVRLVDFIANYAQTYLIGWVGQHILYDLRSEIFAKLQRLHLGYFDRNPVGRLMTRVTSDVDAINQFITGGLVGLIADFALVLGLMGFMLALDWRLALVVFAIMPIFIGVTSWIRGGMREAYRTMRLRLSRLNASLQENLSGVQTTQLFGRESKNEAQFDRLSTELRRAWVDIIKWFALFFPLVGLMGEGAVALVVGYGGNQVIQQTITLGLLVAFTDYVRQLFQPLQDLSDKFNIFQAAMASAERIFSLLDTEEEVQDKPNAKRVERFRGRVEFEEVWFAYNKRQEGGEAWDWVLRGVSFRVEPGEKIALVGATGAGKTSVISLIARFYDVQKGAVKIDGVDVRDYAQRDLRRAIGMVQQDPFLFSGSIESNLRLGDASIPFARIQEVCAFVGADEFIQKLPQGYQTVLHERGGGLSTGQKQLLALARALLHNPDILLILDEATANVDAETEQKIQAALERVMEGRTSIVIAHRLSTIRHADRILVFRKGRLVEEGRHEELLRKNGYYAKLYELQYVHGSGD; encoded by the coding sequence ATGCACGAGGAGGAAGCTTTTAAGAAGAGTTTCGACGCCCGGCTGGCCCGGCGCATTCTCCGGTATGTGCGCCCCTACTGGAAGCAGGTAGGGCTGGCCCTTGTGGCCCTGGTGGTGAGCACCCTCACGGCGGCTTCCACCCCCCTGTTCCTCAAGTACGCCATCGACCACGCCATCGTGCCGCGCGAGGTGCTGCCGCTGGCCGAGCGCTACGAGACCCTGCTGCTCATCTCGGCTCTTTTCCTGGCGGTGCGGCTGGTGGACTTCATCGCCAACTACGCCCAGACCTACCTGATAGGCTGGGTAGGGCAGCACATCCTCTACGACCTGCGCTCGGAAATCTTCGCCAAATTGCAGCGCCTGCACCTGGGCTACTTCGACCGCAACCCCGTAGGCCGGCTCATGACCCGCGTCACCTCGGACGTAGACGCCATCAACCAGTTCATTACCGGCGGCCTCGTGGGGCTGATCGCCGACTTCGCCCTCGTATTGGGGTTGATGGGCTTTATGCTGGCGCTGGACTGGCGGCTGGCTTTGGTGGTCTTCGCCATCATGCCCATCTTCATAGGGGTCACAAGCTGGATCCGCGGCGGCATGCGCGAGGCCTACCGCACCATGCGCCTGCGCCTTTCCCGGCTCAACGCCTCGCTGCAGGAAAACCTGTCCGGCGTCCAGACCACCCAGCTATTTGGCCGCGAAAGCAAAAACGAGGCCCAGTTCGACCGGCTCTCTACCGAGCTTCGTAGGGCCTGGGTGGACATCATCAAGTGGTTCGCCCTCTTCTTCCCCCTAGTAGGCCTCATGGGCGAAGGCGCGGTGGCCCTGGTGGTCGGGTACGGGGGCAACCAGGTGATCCAGCAGACCATAACCCTGGGCCTTCTGGTGGCCTTCACCGACTATGTGCGCCAGCTTTTCCAGCCTTTGCAGGACCTGTCCGACAAGTTCAACATCTTCCAGGCCGCCATGGCCTCGGCCGAGCGCATCTTCAGCCTGCTGGACACCGAGGAGGAGGTCCAGGACAAACCCAACGCCAAGCGGGTGGAACGCTTTAGGGGAAGGGTGGAGTTCGAGGAGGTGTGGTTTGCCTACAACAAGCGGCAGGAAGGCGGGGAGGCTTGGGACTGGGTGCTGCGGGGGGTAAGCTTCCGGGTAGAACCGGGGGAAAAGATTGCCCTGGTGGGCGCCACCGGAGCAGGCAAGACCAGCGTGATCAGCCTGATCGCCCGCTTCTACGACGTGCAAAAAGGGGCGGTGAAGATAGACGGCGTCGATGTGCGGGACTACGCCCAACGGGACCTGCGCCGGGCCATTGGGATGGTGCAGCAAGACCCCTTTTTGTTCAGCGGTAGCATCGAGTCGAACCTTCGCCTGGGAGATGCGAGCATTCCCTTCGCGCGCATCCAGGAGGTGTGCGCCTTCGTGGGGGCGGATGAGTTCATCCAGAAGCTGCCCCAGGGGTACCAGACCGTGCTGCACGAGCGCGGCGGAGGGCTTTCCACCGGGCAGAAGCAGCTTCTAGCGCTAGCTCGAGCCCTGCTGCACAACCCCGACATCCTCCTCATCCTCGACGAGGCCACGGCCAATGTAGACGCCGAGACCGAGCAGAAGATCCAGGCCGCCCTGGAGCGGGTGATGGAGGGGCGGACCTCAATTGTGATTGCCCACCGGCTTTCCACCATCCGCCATGCCGACCGGATTCTAGTCTTCCGCAAAGGTCGGCTGGTGGAGGAGGGCCGCCACGAGGAGCTGCTGCGTAAAAACGGCTACTACGCCAAGCTCTATGAGCTGCAGTACGTGCACGGCAGCGGGGACTAG
- a CDS encoding ABC transporter ATP-binding protein, whose protein sequence is MLAGIAAVGLSALSPYFLRHAIDAIRAGEAYLVWVWAILAAALASAFFGWANRQLLVVASRYIEHDLRMDLFRKALTLDHYFYGQNRIGDLMNKFTTDLGAVREMLGAGINMGSRLLMFVVFAIASMYLVNVPLALALSLVFPLIFGVMYHILRLIDERYRESQESFDRISTKAQENFSGIRVVKGFALEERELADFQALNRDYIAKSLALTRLEGSVRALMGLLMGLAALLVLWIGGGMVIRGELTPGQFVQFNAYLMMLGWPIIGLGYTLTIFQRGSTSYRRLEEFWRQPAQISDPLTPTPTGALSGEVKFENVSLELGGRRVLDKITLTIPEGTTLGITGRTGSGKTLLVSLIPRILDPTEGRVLVGGQDVRALPLATLRAHIGMVTQEPFLFSDTLAENICFGLPQVDLAQAEWAARLAGVHEDILGFPQGYQTLLGERGVTLSGGQRQRVALARALARRPKILILDDAMSAVDTETEARILSGLRSVLGQQTTLLISHRTSTLQHADWIVVLEHGRIVEEGTHEMLLAQGGVYAELDRIQRLQAEVD, encoded by the coding sequence ATGCTGGCCGGCATTGCCGCAGTGGGGCTGAGCGCGCTGTCCCCCTACTTCCTGCGCCATGCCATCGACGCCATCCGGGCCGGGGAGGCCTATTTGGTCTGGGTCTGGGCCATCCTGGCTGCTGCTTTGGCCTCGGCCTTTTTCGGCTGGGCCAACCGGCAGCTACTGGTGGTGGCCAGCCGCTACATAGAACACGACCTCCGCATGGACCTCTTCCGCAAAGCCCTCACCCTGGACCATTACTTCTACGGCCAGAACCGCATCGGCGACCTGATGAACAAATTCACCACCGACCTGGGCGCGGTGCGGGAGATGCTGGGGGCAGGCATCAACATGGGCAGCCGGCTGCTGATGTTCGTTGTTTTCGCCATTGCATCCATGTACCTGGTCAACGTCCCCCTGGCCCTGGCGCTGTCCTTGGTTTTTCCCCTAATCTTCGGGGTCATGTACCACATCCTGCGGCTCATCGACGAGCGCTACCGCGAAAGCCAGGAGTCCTTCGACCGCATCTCCACCAAAGCCCAGGAGAACTTCTCCGGCATCCGGGTGGTCAAGGGCTTCGCCCTGGAGGAGCGGGAGCTGGCAGATTTTCAGGCCCTAAACCGGGACTACATCGCCAAAAGCCTGGCCCTTACCCGCCTAGAGGGTTCCGTACGGGCCCTAATGGGCCTCTTGATGGGGCTGGCCGCCCTTCTGGTTCTCTGGATCGGGGGAGGTATGGTCATCCGGGGGGAGCTGACCCCAGGCCAGTTTGTCCAGTTCAACGCCTATCTGATGATGCTGGGCTGGCCCATCATCGGCCTGGGGTACACCCTTACCATCTTCCAGCGCGGCTCCACCAGCTACCGGCGGCTGGAAGAGTTCTGGCGCCAACCCGCTCAAATCAGCGACCCCCTAACCCCCACACCAACCGGGGCTTTATCCGGGGAGGTCAAGTTTGAAAACGTCAGCCTGGAGCTCGGGGGGCGCCGGGTGCTGGACAAAATCACCCTCACCATCCCCGAAGGCACCACCCTGGGCATCACCGGCCGCACCGGTAGCGGTAAAACCCTCCTGGTAAGCTTGATTCCCCGCATCCTGGACCCCACGGAGGGCCGGGTGCTGGTAGGGGGTCAAGACGTGCGAGCGCTCCCCCTCGCCACCCTACGGGCGCACATCGGTATGGTCACCCAAGAACCTTTTCTGTTCTCCGATACCCTGGCCGAGAACATCTGCTTCGGCCTACCCCAGGTCGACCTGGCCCAGGCCGAGTGGGCCGCGCGGCTGGCCGGCGTGCATGAGGACATCCTGGGCTTCCCCCAGGGCTACCAGACCCTCCTGGGCGAGCGGGGCGTAACCCTCTCCGGGGGCCAGCGCCAGCGGGTGGCTCTGGCTCGAGCCCTGGCCCGTCGGCCCAAAATCTTGATTCTGGACGACGCCATGAGCGCGGTGGACACCGAGACCGAGGCTCGCATCCTCTCGGGCCTCCGTAGCGTGCTGGGCCAGCAGACCACTCTTCTCATCAGCCATCGCACCTCGACCCTCCAGCACGCCGACTGGATTGTGGTGCTGGAGCATGGGCGAATCGTGGAGGAGGGCACCCACGAGATGCTGCTGGCCCAGGGCGGGGTTTACGCAGAACTCGACCGCATCCAGCGTCTTCAGGCCGAGGTGGACTAG
- a CDS encoding CBS domain-containing protein, with the protein MASTVRQLLQTKGHAVYTVPAEATVFEALERMAVHDVGALMVLREGRLAGVFSERDYARKIILMGRFSKDTRVEEVMSTELVTVCPEDTVAHCMNLMTCHRVRHLPVLENGELVGVVSIGDVVKAIMNQQAFLIAELESYIIGAR; encoded by the coding sequence ATGGCCAGTACAGTGCGCCAGCTACTCCAGACCAAAGGGCACGCAGTCTATACAGTTCCAGCCGAGGCCACGGTTTTCGAAGCGCTAGAGCGCATGGCTGTTCACGATGTGGGCGCCCTGATGGTGCTGCGAGAGGGCCGGCTGGCAGGGGTTTTCTCTGAGCGGGACTACGCCCGCAAGATTATCCTGATGGGCCGCTTCTCCAAGGATACCCGGGTGGAGGAGGTCATGAGCACCGAGCTGGTGACGGTATGCCCAGAAGACACAGTTGCGCACTGCATGAACCTGATGACCTGCCACCGGGTGCGCCACCTGCCGGTTTTGGAAAACGGAGAGCTGGTAGGGGTTGTTTCCATTGGCGATGTGGTGAAGGCCATCATGAACCAGCAGGCCTTCCTCATTGCCGAGCTGGAGAGTTACATCATCGGCGCGCGCTAG
- a CDS encoding PIG-L deacetylase family protein → MDLLVVVPHPDDEVFGAGGTLIQYAEWGLETGLITLTRGEAGRTLGLCAPEELGWVRTQELRRAAEVLRLGHLEVYDFPNGRPNGALAEEARGAGFSSPEGVADHPEIVDLLLWRFEVLRPRAVITFAPNGSNRHPDHVATHRFVKAAVRRLGRRIRLFYYAPLNPPLEYREGWLPPTHVRHLPLEVLLRKLRAMAQHRTQALSVLNFIDRFPHRLAVESFHLEGHEGPVERELLWYAGPWPVQK, encoded by the coding sequence ATGGATTTGCTGGTGGTGGTGCCCCATCCCGACGACGAGGTTTTTGGCGCTGGCGGCACGCTCATCCAGTACGCCGAATGGGGCCTCGAGACTGGCCTCATCACCCTGACCCGGGGTGAGGCCGGGCGTACCCTGGGGCTTTGCGCCCCTGAGGAGCTGGGCTGGGTGAGAACCCAGGAGCTAAGGCGGGCAGCAGAGGTGTTGAGGCTGGGCCACCTCGAGGTCTACGATTTTCCGAATGGTCGACCCAACGGGGCCCTGGCGGAAGAGGCTCGAGGGGCGGGCTTTTCCAGCCCTGAGGGGGTGGCCGACCACCCGGAGATTGTGGACCTGCTGCTTTGGCGCTTTGAGGTGCTGCGCCCAAGGGCGGTGATTACCTTTGCCCCTAACGGCTCCAACCGCCACCCGGACCACGTAGCCACCCACCGATTCGTGAAGGCAGCAGTGCGGCGGTTGGGCCGGCGGATTCGACTTTTCTACTATGCCCCGTTGAACCCGCCCCTGGAGTACCGCGAGGGCTGGCTTCCCCCCACCCATGTGCGCCACCTGCCCTTGGAGGTGCTCTTGCGCAAGCTCAGGGCCATGGCCCAACACCGCACCCAGGCCCTCTCGGTGCTCAACTTCATCGACCGCTTCCCCCACCGACTGGCAGTGGAGAGTTTTCATCTTGAAGGCCACGAAGGCCCTGTGGAGCGCGAGCTTTTGTGGTATGCCGGGCCCTGGCCCGTGCAAAAATAA
- a CDS encoding glycoside hydrolase family 43 protein: MKIVNPVLRGFHPDPSILRVGEDYYIATSTFEWWPGVRISHSRDLVHWRPIGYALTRTSQLDMLGNPDSGGIWAPCLSHDGEQFYLVYTDVKTWGNGETFKDAHNYLVTAPRIEGPWSEPVYLNSSGFDPSLFHDEDGRKWLLNMQWDHRKGRNAFAGILLQEYDPVQKKLVGPVRNIFRGSPLGVTEGPHLYKKDGWYYLVVAEGGTVYEHAVTVARARRIEGPYELDPCYPTLTAKGRPELPLQKAGHASLVETPGGEWYMAHLVGRPLEPPQAPRRHCPLGRETALQKIVWTPDGWPRLAHGGNAPAQEVEAPSLPPHPWPAEPFRDDFDAPTLSLHFQTLRQPPDPSWLSLTERPGYLRLYGRESLSSRHRQSLVARRLQHFYAEAETALEFEPQHFQQMAGLVCYYDTGNWVYLRVSRDERLGKTLNILTCENGCYDEPLGQEISLEGWGRVYLKVRYARETFSFAYSANGQDWQPIPLDFPAYKLSDEHCRGLGFTGTFIGLCAQDLSGTRLPADFDYFSYRGWD; the protein is encoded by the coding sequence ATGAAAATCGTCAACCCGGTGCTGCGGGGCTTCCACCCCGACCCCTCGATTCTGCGGGTGGGGGAGGACTACTACATCGCCACCTCTACCTTTGAGTGGTGGCCGGGGGTGCGAATCTCTCACTCGCGCGACCTGGTGCACTGGCGGCCCATCGGCTATGCCCTCACCCGCACCTCCCAGCTAGACATGCTGGGCAACCCCGACTCGGGCGGCATCTGGGCCCCCTGCCTGAGCCACGACGGGGAGCAGTTTTACCTGGTCTACACCGACGTGAAAACCTGGGGCAACGGCGAGACCTTCAAGGATGCGCACAACTACCTGGTGACCGCCCCCCGCATCGAGGGGCCCTGGTCGGAGCCGGTCTACCTCAACTCCTCGGGCTTCGACCCCTCGCTTTTCCACGACGAGGACGGGCGCAAGTGGCTCCTCAACATGCAGTGGGACCACCGCAAGGGCAGAAACGCCTTTGCCGGGATTCTTCTGCAGGAGTATGACCCGGTGCAAAAGAAGCTGGTGGGGCCGGTGCGGAACATCTTCCGGGGCAGCCCCCTGGGGGTCACCGAGGGGCCCCACCTCTACAAGAAGGACGGCTGGTACTACCTGGTGGTGGCCGAGGGGGGCACGGTCTACGAGCACGCGGTGACGGTGGCCCGCGCCCGCCGTATCGAGGGGCCCTACGAGCTGGACCCCTGCTACCCTACCCTCACCGCCAAAGGCCGCCCCGAGCTGCCTTTGCAGAAGGCCGGCCATGCCTCGCTGGTCGAGACCCCAGGGGGGGAGTGGTACATGGCCCACCTGGTGGGTCGCCCCCTCGAGCCCCCCCAGGCCCCCCGGCGGCACTGCCCGCTGGGGCGCGAGACCGCGCTGCAAAAAATCGTCTGGACGCCGGACGGCTGGCCCCGGCTGGCCCACGGGGGCAACGCCCCGGCCCAAGAGGTGGAAGCCCCATCCCTGCCCCCCCACCCCTGGCCGGCGGAGCCCTTCCGCGACGACTTCGACGCCCCTACCCTGAGCCTGCACTTCCAGACCCTGCGCCAGCCCCCCGACCCCTCCTGGCTTTCCCTTACCGAGCGGCCGGGCTACCTGCGGCTTTATGGACGGGAGTCGCTCAGCTCGCGCCACCGCCAAAGCCTGGTGGCCCGCCGCCTGCAGCACTTCTATGCCGAGGCCGAGACCGCTTTGGAGTTCGAGCCCCAGCACTTCCAGCAGATGGCCGGCCTGGTCTGCTACTACGACACCGGTAACTGGGTCTACCTGCGCGTAAGCCGCGACGAGCGCCTGGGCAAAACCCTGAACATCCTCACCTGCGAGAACGGCTGCTACGACGAGCCGCTGGGCCAGGAGATTTCCCTCGAGGGCTGGGGTAGGGTCTACCTAAAGGTGCGCTATGCCCGCGAGACCTTCAGCTTTGCCTACTCGGCCAACGGCCAGGACTGGCAGCCCATCCCGCTGGACTTTCCCGCCTACAAGCTCTCCGACGAGCACTGCCGGGGGCTGGGCTTTACCGGTACTTTCATCGGGCTTTGCGCGCAGGACCTGAGCGGGACCCGCCTGCCTGCCGACTTCGACTACTTTAGCTACCGGGGCTGGGACTGA
- a CDS encoding GH1 family beta-glucosidase: protein MRRSDFPPDFTWGTATSAYQIEGAVAEDGRGVSIWDTFSHTPGKTHGGETGDVACDHYHRYLEDIALMRALGVNAYRFSLAWPRVFPEGQGVPNPKGLAFYDRLVDALLTAGITPWVTLYHWDLPQALEDRGGWPARETAYAFAAYADGVSRHLGDRVKHWITLNEPWCSAYLGYGAGVHAPGKQDLGLFLAAAHHLLLGHGLAVNVLRQNVPDARVGITLNLSPGHPASPHPDDVAAARRYDGFQNRWYLDPLYGYGYPPDMLALYKEAAPPVQPGDLELIATPTDFLGLNYYSRAVVQHSPQPPHRFAYVRVGEERTAMDWEVYPEGLLELLRRLSREYRPKAIYITENGAAYPDVVEDGDIQDTERVRYLERHLAQCLLALREGVPLKGYFVWSLLDNFEWAEGYSKRFGLVYVDFATQARRLKASGRWLQAFLREAVVNP, encoded by the coding sequence ATGAGACGAAGCGACTTTCCCCCCGACTTCACCTGGGGCACCGCCACCTCGGCCTACCAGATCGAAGGTGCTGTGGCCGAGGATGGCCGCGGCGTGAGCATCTGGGATACCTTCAGCCACACCCCCGGCAAGACCCATGGGGGCGAGACCGGCGATGTGGCCTGCGACCACTACCACCGCTACTTGGAGGACATCGCCCTGATGCGGGCGCTGGGGGTGAACGCCTACCGCTTCTCGCTGGCCTGGCCGCGCGTCTTCCCCGAAGGCCAGGGAGTCCCTAACCCCAAGGGCCTGGCCTTTTACGACCGGCTGGTGGATGCGCTGCTGACCGCGGGGATTACCCCCTGGGTTACCCTTTACCACTGGGACCTGCCCCAGGCCCTGGAGGATCGGGGCGGCTGGCCTGCGCGCGAGACCGCCTACGCCTTCGCCGCCTACGCTGATGGGGTTTCACGCCACCTGGGCGACCGGGTCAAGCACTGGATTACCCTGAACGAGCCATGGTGCTCGGCTTATCTGGGCTATGGCGCGGGGGTACATGCACCCGGCAAGCAGGATTTGGGCCTGTTCTTGGCCGCGGCCCACCACCTGCTGCTGGGCCATGGGCTGGCGGTGAATGTCCTGCGGCAGAACGTTCCCGACGCCCGGGTGGGCATTACCCTGAACCTTTCCCCCGGCCACCCGGCCTCCCCCCACCCTGACGATGTGGCCGCGGCCCGCCGCTACGACGGCTTTCAGAACCGTTGGTACCTGGATCCGCTCTACGGCTACGGCTATCCCCCCGATATGCTGGCCCTCTACAAGGAAGCAGCCCCCCCGGTACAGCCGGGCGACCTCGAGCTCATCGCCACCCCCACCGACTTTTTGGGCCTAAACTACTATTCCCGCGCAGTGGTGCAGCATAGCCCCCAGCCCCCCCACCGCTTCGCCTACGTGCGGGTAGGGGAGGAGCGCACCGCGATGGACTGGGAGGTCTACCCCGAGGGCCTTCTGGAACTCCTGCGCCGCCTGAGCCGGGAGTACCGCCCGAAGGCCATCTACATCACCGAAAACGGCGCGGCCTATCCAGACGTGGTGGAGGATGGCGACATTCAGGACACCGAGCGCGTGCGCTACCTCGAGCGCCACCTGGCCCAGTGCCTTTTAGCCCTGCGGGAGGGGGTTCCCCTGAAGGGCTACTTTGTCTGGAGCCTGCTGGACAACTTTGAGTGGGCCGAAGGCTACAGCAAGCGCTTTGGCCTGGTATACGTGGACTTTGCCACCCAGGCGCGCCGCCTCAAGGCCAGCGGGCGCTGGTTGCAGGCCTTCTTGCGGGAGGCGGTGGTAAACCCATGA
- a CDS encoding endo-1,4-beta-xylanase, whose protein sequence is MVALRWGLALVLLGFLAQAQPTPPLRALAEKRGLQIGAAVEPSLLLQEPEYGTVLAREFNLVVAENVMKWGALQTSRGQFNFAAADLLLDFAQKNRMAVRGHTLVWHQQLPRWMYGSFGPAEMEAILREHIQAVVGRYRGRIAYWDVVNEAIGDDARPRLTPFAVLPDYIERAFRLARAADPQAKLFYNDYGAEGLGPKSDAIYALLKGLKEKGVPIDGVGFQAHLDLSFSPTKARMAENLERFARLGLEIHITEMDVRLSGPGSRAERLEKQAQIYQEVLQICLRQPRCKAFTLWGVTDGHSWRAASEPLIFDTDYRPKPAYFALQRALQP, encoded by the coding sequence ATGGTTGCCCTTAGATGGGGTCTAGCGCTGGTGTTGTTGGGGTTCTTGGCTCAGGCCCAGCCCACTCCGCCTCTTCGCGCCCTGGCCGAAAAGCGCGGCTTGCAGATTGGGGCAGCGGTAGAGCCCAGCTTGCTATTGCAAGAGCCCGAATATGGGACGGTGCTGGCCCGCGAGTTCAACTTGGTGGTGGCCGAAAACGTCATGAAATGGGGGGCCTTGCAGACCTCGAGGGGCCAGTTCAACTTTGCCGCCGCCGACCTGCTTTTGGATTTTGCCCAGAAAAACCGCATGGCCGTGCGGGGGCATACCCTGGTCTGGCATCAGCAGCTCCCCCGCTGGATGTATGGCAGTTTTGGCCCCGCCGAGATGGAGGCCATCCTGCGCGAGCACATCCAGGCCGTGGTGGGGCGCTATAGGGGCAGGATTGCCTACTGGGACGTGGTCAACGAGGCCATCGGCGACGATGCTCGGCCCCGCCTTACCCCCTTTGCCGTGCTTCCCGACTACATCGAGCGGGCCTTCCGCCTGGCCCGGGCCGCCGACCCCCAGGCCAAGCTCTTTTACAACGACTACGGGGCCGAGGGGCTGGGGCCCAAGTCGGACGCCATCTATGCCCTGCTCAAGGGGCTCAAAGAAAAAGGGGTGCCCATAGACGGGGTGGGCTTCCAGGCCCACCTGGACTTGAGCTTCTCGCCCACAAAGGCGCGGATGGCGGAGAACCTCGAGCGCTTCGCCAGGCTTGGCCTGGAGATCCACATCACCGAGATGGATGTGCGGCTGAGCGGCCCCGGCTCCAGAGCCGAGCGCCTGGAGAAGCAAGCCCAAATCTACCAAGAGGTGTTGCAAATCTGTCTGCGCCAGCCGCGCTGCAAGGCCTTCACCCTGTGGGGGGTGACGGATGGCCATTCCTGGCGGGCGGCCAGCGAGCCCCTCATCTTCGATACCGACTACCGGCCCAAGCCCGCCTACTTTGCCCTGCAACGCGCTTTGCAACCGTGA